A genome region from Clupea harengus chromosome 7, Ch_v2.0.2, whole genome shotgun sequence includes the following:
- the camsap1b gene encoding calmodulin-regulated spectrin-associated protein 1-B has translation LALSPDNIPEDLRDPFYTDQYDQEHIKPPVIRLLLSCELYCRVCCLILKGDQVASLQSHLSVIQALSRKGIYVMESDDTPVTESDLTGMPIKMSAHIPMIDALMMAYTVEMISIERVVACVKRFSTFSASKELPFDIEDAMVFWINKVNMKMREISEKEVKVKQHLLESPSHQKPDFMLALAHCMLEPVELSRVVRYRRDHASGRQMPYFPLVEDLMRDVCDGAALLTVVHYYCPNVMKLDDICLKEVTSIADSLYNIQLLREFANEYLNKGFYLTLEDMLYSPLVLKHNVMVFIAELFWWFEIVKPEFVQPRDVQESKDARALAQPKSLRPSVPISNATKRSFLVTPGVADPALPVQNSADPCNRYLLHPEESNSPVKGSPSFSLPHPLLPLRQRQQKPQQGEDMLGSRIRSNSFTQDSQRGAGWAEKRQRPLSQMNRFLLHSATDCDVDMHSGDSGSLTCSISEDSLAASITPKHQGIPRRVNGHGLLGNVNMVEEDEQQRLTLITSDDAVLANAEAESQSGAPVVRTNSWLRQEDQASDGGFYMEPLMPAALKQAKEKSVNLNKEEESGEVHRSSTTRRVVGGGAGGGVEQSASFPRRRPTHSLNRTFTPNSSAEFVAQAAETNGSQAETPLVASSQAFKPIAASSAELSPTDRSPGFFLHSLVQDDKQPEQAWEMQSDSDTMDLTDMQDLELNKDDLYPDKQHLDYEDQESAKLREDMSVKEHEDKDGGGGGGGCDGPDSRCSSPGVSSVHSAASSVASGSVRMTSFAERKLHHARFGSNQDLRSASSSQRTTPDGSENSYSLPVVTSWRSKRDQSPTPPQGKDCANVLASELVQLRMQLEEKRRAIETQKRKMEVLSARQRLKLGKVAFLHIVRKGKSDTLPQPIKSDHWLKDAKRLNGERAREAASKDDACVDALRAGAKEVAKLSEEKGTREWVSSSSSPVSPVIESKGLVVEEELDLNECNRSIELLNDAIGSIQQQMMQLSVQQERLMKQNIMSPPPGVPASPLADQEDVPEEKFPQAVHFETLPATSGTVRKPPKLSSARGSRTKPSELKLAKEQGRLGIRGTTPTQRVASPGGRTPRAEPEDVTTQDAGNLRSTPPFQLHEEANLRKAASKVPMGMSFDQGFPGALTESDHTAEDTDGNEEMTFEEDSRSKANLIEVDLSDLTGETEEGSSIILDGAGMGFFFTDEQKAEDELAKKRAAFLLKQQKKAEETRLRKLQLEVDSEQKRDEARRKAESDRIRKEEEKARRELIKQEYLRRKQEELLEEQGQGQAQPRPKPKPRPKPKKHRPKSVFHDESVSDGFSKCSPAHDNLINAQSGSSLSLASVATTGADSVNSGGAGSQRGESVDSFPGLSRNSSRATERDWDNGSTASSITSTSMAEYTGPKLFKEPSAKSNKPIIHNAIAHCCLAGKVNEPVKNSILEELEKCESNHLMILFRDGGCQFRALYSFLPDTEEIHKITGTGPRSISKKMIDKLYKYSSDRKQFNHIPAKTVSVSVDALTIHNHLWQVKRSTGPKRTGK, from the exons GTCAACATGAAAATGAGGGAGATCTCTGAGAAGGAAGTCAAAGTAAAACAGCATCTTCTGGAGTCACCCAGTCACCAAAAG CCTGATTTCATGCTTGCTCTGGCCCACTGCATGTTGgagcctgtggaactgtcacgCGTG GTGCGGTATCGACGGGACCACGCCTCAGGCCGACAGATGCCCTACTTTCCCCTGGTGGAGGACCTGATGAGAGATGTGTGCGATGGAGCAGCGTTGCTGACCGTGGTCCATTATTACTGCCCCAATGTGATGAAGCTAGACG ATATCTGCTTAAAGGAAGTGACCTCGATAGCTGACAGTCTGTATAATATCCAGCTCCTGAGGGAGTTTGCCAATGAGTACCTTAACAAAGGCTTTTATCTGACACTAGAGGACATGCTCTATTCACCACTTGTGCTCAAA CATAATGTCATGGTCTTCATCGCCGAACTCTTCTGGTGGTTTGAGATTGTTAAACCTGAATTTGTTCAGCCAAGGGACGTCCAAGAATCCAAAGATG CCCGAGCCTTGGCTCAGCCCAAGAGTCTCCGTCCCTCTGTCCCCATATCCAACGCCACCAAGCGCAGCTTCCTGGTCACACCTGGCGTGGCTGACCCAGCGCTTCCTGTCCAGAACAGTGCAGACCCGTGTAACAGGTACCTCCTGCACCCTGAAGAGTCTAACTCTCC tgttaaAGGTAGTCCCAGCTTCAGTCTCccacaccctctcctccccttgagACAGAGGCAGCAGAAGCCCCAGCAAGGTGAAGACATGCTGG GCAGTCGAATTCGCTCCAACTCCTTCACACAAGACAGCCAAAGAGGAGCAGGCTGGGCTGAGAAGAGACAGAG ACCACTCTCCCAGATGAACCGCTTCCTCCTCCACTCGGCCACCGACTGTGATGTCGACATGCACTCGGGCGACAGTGGCAGCCTCACCTGCTCAATCAGCGAGGACAGCCTGGCTGCGAGCATCACCCCAAAGCACCAAGGCATCCCCAGACGTGTCAACGGCCACGGGCTGCTTGGCAACGTCAACATGGTGGAGGAGGATGAACAACAGCGCCTGACGCTCATAACCAGTGACGACGCAGTCTTGGCCAATGCCGAAGCGGAGAGCCAGAGTGGTGCCCCTGTGGTGAGAACCAACTCCTGGTTGAGACAGGAAGACCAGGCCTCAGATGGGGGTTTCTACATGGAACCCTTGATGCCTGCCGCCCTGAAACAGGCAAAGGAGAAGTCTGTTAATCTGAATAAAGAGGAGGAGTCAGGGGAGGTGCACAGAAGCTCCACCACCCGTAGAGTAGTCGGCGGTGGTGCTGGGGGAGGAGTAGAGCAGTCCGCATCCTTCCCCAGACGGAGACCCACTCATAGCCTTAACCGGACCTTCACCCCCAACTCCAGTGCTGAGTTTGTTGCCCAAGCTGCAGAGACTAACGGCAGTCAGGCTGAGACTCCACTCGTGGCCTCGAGCCAAGCCTTCAAGCCGATAGCTGCCAGCAGTGCGGAGCTCTCCCCCACCGACCGCTCCCCGGGCTTCTTCCTGCACTCCTTGGTGCAAGATGACAAGCAGCCCGAGCAGGCTTGGGAGATGCAGTCAGACTCTGACACCATGGACTTGACCGACATGCAGGACCTGGAGCTCAACAAGGACGATCTTTACCCGGACAAGCAGCACCTGGACTATGAGGACCAGGAGTCGGCCAAGCTGCGCGAGGACATGAGCGTGAAGGAACACGAGGACAAGgacggcggcggcggtggcggtggttgTGATGGCCCGGACAGCCGTTGCTCCAGCCCCGGCGTCAGCAGTGTCCACTCGGCGGCCAGCAGCGTGGCCAGTGGCAGTGTGCGCATGACCAGCTTTGCCGAGCGGAAGCTGCACCACGCCCGCTTCGGGAGCAACCAGGATCTGCGCTCGGCCAGCAGCTCCCAGAGGACCACGCCGGACGGCTCGGAGAACAGCTACTCGCTTCCCGTTGTCACCTCCTGGAGAAGCAAGCGGGACCAGAGCCCTACGCCGCCGCAGGGCAAGGACTGCGCCAACGTGCTGGCTTCGGAGCTGGTGCAGCTGCGCATGCAGCTCGAGGAGAAGCGCCGCGCCATCGAGACtcagaagaggaagatggaggtgCTGTCGGCGCGCCAGCGGCTCAAGCTGGGCAAGGTGGCCTTCTTACACATTGTGAGGAAGGGCAAGAGCGACACGCTTCCTCAGCCCATCAAATCGGACCACTGGTTGAAGGATGCCAAAAGGCTCAacggcgagagagcaagagaggccGCGTCTAAAGACGATGCCTGTGTGGACGCGCTCCGAGCCGGGGCAAAGGAGGTGGCGAAGTTATCGGAGGAGAAAGGGACTCGGGAGTGGGTGAGTAGCAGTAGCTCGCCCGTATCTCCTGTAATTGAATCAAAGGGCTTGGTGGTGGAAGAGGAGCTGGATCTGAACGAATGCAACCGCTCTATTGAGTTGCTGAACGACGCCATTGGCAGCATCCAGCAGCAGATGATGCAGCTGTCCGTGCAGCAGGAGCGACTGATGAAGCAGAACATCATGTCCCCACCGCCCGGGGTGCCCGCGTCTCCACTGGCCGACCAGGAGGACGTGCCTGAGGAAAAATTCCCACAGGCGGTCCACTTTGAGACGCTACCAGCCACGAGCGGGACCGTGAGAAAGCCTCCAAAGCTGAGCTCCGCTCGAGGCAGCCGCACTAAACCCTCAGAGCTCAAACTTGCCAAGGAGCAGGGCAGGCTGGGGATTAGGGGCACCACCCCTACCCAGAGAGTCGCCAGCCCTGGGGGCAGGACCCCCAGAGCAGAGCCTGAGGATGTCACGACACAGGATGCAGGGAACCTGAGGAGCACCCCGCCATTCCAGCTCCACGAAGAGGCCAACCTCCGGAAGGCAGCCTCAAAGGTCCCAATGGGCATGTCCTTCGACCAGGGCTTTCCTGGCGCTTTGACGGAATCGGACCACACTGCTGAAGACACGGACGGAAACGAGGAAATGACCTTCGAAGAAGACTCGAGAAGCAAAGCCAACCTCATTGAGGTGGACCTGTCAGACTTGACCGGGGAGACGGAAGAAGGGAGCTCCATTATACTCGATGGAGCTGGCATGGGCTTCTTTTTTACG GATGAGCAAAAGGCTGAGGATGAACTGGCCAAGAAACGAGCTGCATTCCTCCTCAAGCAGCAGAAGAAGGCCGAGGAGACGCGACTGCGCAAGCTGCAGCTGGAAGTCGACAGTGAGCAAAAGAGAGATGAGGCCAG GCGCAAAGCTGAGTCGGACCGCatcaggaaggaggaggagaaggcccGACGGGAGCTCATCAAGCAGGAGTACCTGAGGAGGAAGCAGGAGGAGCTGCTTGAGGAGCAGGGCCAGGGCCAGGCCCAGCCAAGGCCCAAGCCCAAGCCTAGGCCCAAACCCAAGAAGCATCGGCCCAAATCTGTATTCCATGACGAGTCTGTCAGTGATGGCTTCTCCAAGTGCTCCCCTGCTC ATGATAATCTGATCAATGCCCAGTCTGGCTCCAGCCTCTCTTTGGCCTCTGTAGCTACCACGGGGGCCGACAGTGTCAACTCAGGCGGGGCTGGATCTCAGCG aGGCGAGTCTGTGGACTCATTCCCAGGCCTTAGTCGTAATTCCAGTCGCGCAACAGAGAGGGATTGGGACAACGGGTCCACAGCATCCTCCATCACATCTACGTCCATGGCAGAGTACACCG gCCCAAAACTCTTTAAGGAGCCAAGTGCAAAGTCCAATAAGCCGATTATTCACAATGCCATTGCCCACTGCTGCTTAGCTGGAAAGGTCAACGAACCAGTGAAGAACTCCATCCTTGAG GAGCTGGAGAAATGCGAGTCAAACCACCTGATGATTCTGTTCCGAGACGGAGGTTGCCAGTTCCGGGCCCTCTACTCCTTCTTGCCAGACACGGAGGAAATCCACAAGATCACTGGCACAGGGCCCAGGAGCATCAGCAAGAAGATGATCGACAAGCTCTACAAGTACAGCTCAGACCGCAAACAGTTCAATCACATCCCAGCCAAGACCGTGTCCGTTAGCGTGGATGCCCTGACTATCCACAATCACCTGTGGCAGGTCAAGAGATCCACCGGACCCAAGCGGACCGGGAAATGA